Proteins from a single region of Juglans microcarpa x Juglans regia isolate MS1-56 chromosome 5S, Jm3101_v1.0, whole genome shotgun sequence:
- the LOC121266939 gene encoding uncharacterized protein LOC121266939 — MSKLRLFATALGSRLTVRTVRENHGIPLLLCELPRWFSTEAEQPPQDSAVDSFLQTPGTGLVYGRLIGVTRHTLKTDIVNMLEGCKLTLDDVKVDYNRSFTPVGMMVQFPSRNAFDQAIRVIGKKGRLYKLERADRSQWDLLIPYNGKAVLLQGIPRNALPEDVERFLTGCEYDASSIDMFLRAGFPDPIRMATVKFPSQTEAMNAFIKKNRSFCLNNQILLRVLQ; from the exons ATGTCGAAGCTCAGGCTTTTTGCAACCGCACTTGGATCAAgattaaccgttcgaacggttagggAAAATCATGGCATCCCATTACTTCTTTGCGAATTGCCGAGATGGTTCTCGACCGAAGCTGAGCAGCCGCCGCAGGACTCGGCGGTTGATTCATTTCTTCAAACCCCAGGCACAG GTTTGGTTTACGGGAGGTTGATTGGAGTTACAAGGCATACGCTGAAGACCGACATTGTCAACATGCTTGAAGGGTGCAAATTGACTCTGGACGATGTGAAGGTCGACTACAACCGGAGCTTTACGCCAGTTGGAAT GATGGTGCAATTTCCTTCGCGTAATGCCTTTGACCAAGCTATTAGGGTGATTGGAAAGAAGGGTAGATTGTACAAATTGGAGAGG GCTGATCGCTCGCAGTGGGATCTTCTTATACCATATAATGGAAAAGCC GTCTTACTACAAGGAATCCCACGAAATGCCCTTCCAGAAGATGTGGAGCGTTTCCTGACCGGTTGTGAATACGATGCATCCTCAATTGACATGTTCCTAAG AGCTGGATTCCCGGATCCCATAAGAATGGCAACAGTAAAGTTTCCTTCACAGACTGAAGCAATGAATGCATTTATCAAGAAGAACAGGAGCTTCTGTCTCAATAATCAAATCTTGCTGCGGGTTCTCCAGTAA